Proteins encoded by one window of Bryobacteraceae bacterium:
- a CDS encoding sugar phosphate nucleotidyltransferase — protein sequence MNKAVILAAGRGTRMEGLTEDRPKPMIPLAGKPMLEHILDRLRAAGFDAVFIVTGYKAEMIESHFEGYPMSITYARQTTIDGTARATMLAREWVGEDAFLLTYGDILAEPGDYEAMGARLDDASIASELAVRWVDDPWQGAAVYVEGGFPNERVTRIVEKPVPGTSATRWNSAGVYTFRHTIFDEMARVPKSARGEYELTSAVEQLIDSGARLTIHACEGAWRDVGRPGDISVAEGMLDG from the coding sequence ATGAATAAAGCTGTAATTCTTGCCGCGGGAAGAGGGACGCGGATGGAGGGGCTCACCGAAGATCGACCGAAACCGATGATCCCGCTGGCGGGTAAGCCGATGCTCGAACACATTCTGGACCGGCTGCGCGCCGCGGGGTTCGACGCGGTTTTCATCGTCACCGGATACAAGGCGGAGATGATCGAATCTCACTTCGAGGGCTACCCGATGTCGATCACTTACGCGCGGCAAACGACCATCGACGGTACCGCGCGGGCGACGATGTTGGCCCGGGAGTGGGTGGGAGAAGATGCGTTCCTACTGACGTATGGGGACATCCTCGCCGAGCCCGGCGACTACGAAGCGATGGGCGCGCGCCTGGACGACGCGAGCATCGCGTCCGAGCTCGCGGTGCGGTGGGTGGATGATCCGTGGCAGGGAGCGGCGGTGTACGTGGAAGGCGGGTTTCCCAACGAGCGGGTGACGCGGATCGTGGAGAAGCCGGTACCGGGAACGTCGGCCACGCGGTGGAACAGCGCGGGTGTTTATACGTTCCGGCACACGATCTTCGACGAGATGGCTCGGGTGCCCAAGTCGGCGCGCGGGGAGTACGAGTTGACGAGTGCGGTGGAGCAGTTGATTGACTCTGGCGCGCGGTTGACGATTCACGCGTGCGAGGGAGCATGGCGGGACGTGGGGCGCCCGGGGGATATCTCCGTGGCGGAAGGAATGCTGGACGGGTGA
- a CDS encoding S9 family peptidase, whose product MRRIPALILLVVGAVCAAVTHETIWLMKRVGAPAVSPDGKWVVMSVTEPAYDSKDQKSDLWIVPADGSAGPRRLTQTKGSEGGVAWSPDSRRIAFTAKREGDEAGQVYVLDLAGGEAARVTSTASGASGPLFSPDGQRILFQTQYDPDAEGRKQRKSTARVYDGFPIRYWDKWLEGKQPRIFVQAASGQGEPKDLLAGSKLAASPGFDGSMASSGSDLHPVWSPDGRWVLFSATENRNEAAYAPVLTQIYRVSADGGEPERLTGGKASFDSAAFSPDGKTLYALREPDNDKVYNLARLVRFGWPMKAGAEGAVVAPRLDRPISSFAVSADNRSIYAIIQEHGREKPYAFPVAGGEARLLSDANHGGYGGLSVAEKAAEPVVVATFESATQPPEATRLDATLNYHRALTHFNDDRIRGLDWSPMRDFWFTAKNGRRIHSLLALPQGFNEGKKYPLVVFIHGGPHSMSQDQFHFRWNYQMLTAPGYVVLATNYTGSTGYGEAFAQAIQGDPLKGPGEEIEEAVDEAVKRFPFIDATRMAAGGASYGGHLANWLQATTTRYRCLFSHAGLINLESQWGTSDAIYHREVNNGGPVWEQGPVWREQNPIRYAAKFQTPMLLTVGEQDFRVPLNQTLENWSVLQRLRIPSRLVVFPDENHWVLKAENNKFFFEQLHGWLAKYLKTGEEATGGRP is encoded by the coding sequence ATGCGGAGAATCCCGGCCCTTATTCTACTTGTCGTCGGCGCGGTGTGCGCGGCGGTGACCCATGAAACGATCTGGCTGATGAAGCGCGTGGGAGCGCCGGCGGTGAGTCCGGATGGGAAGTGGGTGGTGATGAGCGTCACCGAGCCGGCGTATGATTCCAAGGACCAGAAATCGGACTTGTGGATCGTGCCAGCCGATGGGTCAGCGGGGCCGCGGCGGTTGACGCAGACGAAGGGGTCCGAGGGCGGTGTCGCGTGGAGCCCGGACAGCCGGCGGATCGCGTTCACCGCCAAGCGGGAGGGCGACGAAGCGGGTCAGGTGTATGTGCTCGATCTTGCCGGCGGCGAGGCGGCGCGCGTCACGTCGACCGCATCGGGGGCGAGCGGCCCGCTGTTCAGCCCGGACGGCCAGCGGATCCTTTTCCAGACGCAGTACGATCCCGATGCGGAGGGGCGAAAGCAGCGGAAGTCCACTGCGCGCGTGTACGACGGGTTCCCCATTCGCTATTGGGACAAGTGGCTCGAAGGGAAGCAGCCGCGGATCTTCGTGCAGGCCGCGAGCGGCCAGGGCGAGCCGAAGGATCTGCTGGCGGGGTCCAAGCTGGCGGCGTCGCCGGGCTTCGATGGGTCGATGGCGAGCAGCGGATCGGACCTGCATCCGGTATGGTCGCCGGACGGGCGGTGGGTGCTGTTTTCGGCGACCGAGAATCGGAACGAAGCGGCGTACGCGCCGGTGCTGACGCAGATCTATCGCGTCTCCGCCGACGGCGGCGAACCGGAGCGGCTGACCGGTGGCAAGGCGAGCTTCGACAGCGCCGCCTTCTCGCCGGATGGCAAGACTCTCTATGCGCTCCGCGAGCCGGACAACGACAAGGTCTACAATCTCGCGCGGCTGGTTCGATTCGGATGGCCGATGAAAGCCGGGGCCGAAGGCGCGGTGGTGGCTCCGAGGCTGGACCGGCCGATCTCGAGCTTCGCCGTCTCCGCCGACAACCGCAGCATCTACGCCATCATCCAGGAGCACGGGCGCGAGAAGCCCTACGCGTTTCCAGTGGCGGGCGGCGAAGCGCGGCTGCTTTCCGATGCCAACCATGGCGGCTATGGGGGGTTGTCGGTGGCGGAGAAGGCGGCGGAACCGGTGGTGGTGGCGACGTTCGAAAGCGCCACGCAGCCGCCCGAGGCGACGCGGCTGGATGCGACGCTGAACTATCATCGAGCGCTGACGCACTTCAACGACGACCGCATCCGCGGGCTCGACTGGTCGCCCATGCGCGATTTCTGGTTCACGGCGAAGAACGGCCGCCGCATCCACAGCCTGCTCGCGCTGCCGCAGGGGTTCAACGAAGGGAAGAAGTATCCGCTGGTGGTGTTCATTCACGGCGGTCCGCACAGCATGTCGCAGGACCAGTTCCATTTCCGGTGGAACTATCAGATGCTCACCGCGCCGGGCTATGTGGTGCTGGCGACGAACTACACCGGGTCCACGGGCTATGGCGAGGCGTTCGCGCAGGCGATCCAGGGCGATCCGCTCAAGGGACCCGGCGAGGAGATCGAGGAAGCCGTGGACGAGGCGGTGAAGCGATTCCCCTTCATCGACGCGACGCGGATGGCGGCGGGAGGCGCTAGCTACGGGGGGCATCTTGCGAACTGGCTGCAGGCGACGACAACGCGCTATCGATGCCTGTTCAGCCACGCCGGGCTGATCAATCTGGAATCGCAGTGGGGAACGAGCGACGCCATCTATCATCGCGAGGTGAACAACGGCGGTCCGGTTTGGGAACAGGGCCCGGTGTGGCGGGAGCAGAATCCGATCCGCTACGCGGCGAAGTTCCAGACGCCAATGCTGCTCACGGTAGGCGAACAGGATTTCCGCGTGCCGCTCAACCAGACGCTCGAGAACTGGAGCGTGCTGCAGCGGCTGCGGATTCCGAGCCGGCTGGTGGTGTTCCCGGATGAGAACC
- a CDS encoding MFS transporter: MTRVRWFMLALVFFATTVNYLDRILLGFLIPEIRKEIPIDDQHYGYITGAFQAAYTVGFLIAGKFVDAMGTRIGYAVALVWWSIAAALHSFASSAFSLAFWRGVLGIGEAGNFPSAIKSVTEWFPQRDRAFATGIFNAGTNVAAMAGPPIFVWMNAAYGWRACFLITASLGAAWLVLWLIFYRSPENHAGANDAERAYISSGDAAQSNEPRVGWMEALGHRETWGYALGKFLTDPVWWFYLYWLPPYLYDVRKFNLSQIGWSLPVIYLMADVGSVGGGWISGALIRRGWSTSKARKTALALCASCMPIAALAVLADNPVLAIALVSLATAGHQGWSANLYTTASDVFPKNAIASVTGIGGCLGGLGGFLFSAIIPGYVVQNFGYTPVFLTMGAFHLTALLVLHVLMGDLRPLVRKEQGAG, encoded by the coding sequence ATGACGCGTGTTCGCTGGTTCATGCTCGCGCTGGTCTTCTTCGCCACCACCGTCAACTACCTGGACCGCATCCTCCTCGGCTTCCTCATCCCGGAGATCCGCAAGGAGATCCCCATTGACGACCAGCACTACGGCTACATCACTGGCGCATTTCAGGCCGCCTACACCGTCGGCTTCCTGATCGCCGGCAAGTTCGTCGACGCCATGGGCACCCGCATCGGTTACGCCGTCGCGCTCGTCTGGTGGTCCATCGCGGCGGCTCTGCATTCATTCGCCTCGAGCGCCTTTTCGCTCGCCTTCTGGCGCGGCGTGCTCGGCATCGGTGAGGCCGGCAACTTCCCTTCGGCGATCAAGTCCGTCACTGAGTGGTTCCCCCAGCGCGACCGTGCTTTCGCCACCGGCATCTTCAACGCCGGCACCAACGTTGCCGCAATGGCCGGTCCGCCGATCTTCGTCTGGATGAACGCCGCCTACGGCTGGCGCGCCTGTTTCCTCATCACCGCGAGCCTCGGCGCCGCCTGGCTCGTGCTGTGGCTGATCTTCTACCGCTCGCCTGAGAATCACGCCGGCGCGAACGACGCAGAACGCGCTTACATCAGCTCCGGCGACGCGGCCCAGTCGAACGAGCCCAGGGTCGGCTGGATGGAAGCGCTCGGGCACCGCGAGACCTGGGGCTACGCGCTCGGCAAGTTCCTCACGGATCCCGTTTGGTGGTTCTATCTTTACTGGCTGCCGCCCTACCTCTACGACGTGCGCAAGTTCAACCTGTCGCAGATCGGGTGGTCGCTGCCGGTGATCTACCTCATGGCCGACGTCGGCTCGGTGGGCGGCGGCTGGATATCCGGCGCGTTGATCCGCCGCGGATGGTCCACCTCGAAGGCGCGAAAGACCGCCCTCGCCTTGTGCGCCTCCTGCATGCCGATCGCCGCGCTGGCCGTGCTTGCGGACAACCCCGTGCTCGCCATCGCCCTGGTCAGCCTGGCCACCGCCGGCCACCAGGGCTGGTCCGCCAACCTCTACACCACCGCCTCCGATGTCTTCCCCAAGAACGCCATCGCGTCCGTCACCGGTATCGGTGGATGCCTCGGCGGGCTCGGCGGGTTTCTGTTCTCGGCCATCATTCCCGGCTATGTGGTCCAGAACTTCGGTTACACGCCGGTGTTCCTCACCATGGGCGCATTCCACCTCACCGCGCTCCTGGTGCTCCATGTGCTCATGGGCGACCTGCGGCCGCTCGTCAGGAAGGAACAGGGCGCCGGATAA